One Endozoicomonas gorgoniicola DNA window includes the following coding sequences:
- a CDS encoding IS66 family transposase, protein MHLPDSLFSSTDNEQLRSFVKNLLDTVEKQSVQIERQRVQIEQLVEENEQLRAEIRHLKKHKGKPKIRPNVSDKGDDQEDSSSAEDTDQAAGKSDTDRPPKSKRPRSQEAGETAAPPMTVDREEICSIAAPGENWRFKCYIDFFHTELDLRFVTTRYRREYYTTPEGGVSAPLPDHVKDRFGDNLKAHLLDFYHSCSTTQPLLLSWLHDHGCSISEGSLSNILTKGHDIFHQEKEELLEAGLTCSDYLQADDTGARHQGKNGYCLFIGNPYFSYFHSSDSKSRINFLGCLQGQQRLYLLNDVAIDYMENQVDVSKKWITALSECGEKRFSTEEEWESFLNSIGCAAPQQRRWATEGVLKAALMLNHRLENLIIHSDGARQFDTAFQHSLCWYHAGRNMDKLIPANDLERAARDTVQDQYWCLYDDIEAYQKKPTDKEKQKLYQEFDRWVTQRVDYPALQAELGKLMVVREELLLVLEYPWLPLHNNLSERQIREYVKRRKVSGGTRSKLGRKCRDTFASLKKTCKQHGVSFANYLRDRLTGTNLIPQLGHLILKASGYQETVLANGI, encoded by the coding sequence TGCAAATTGAAAGGCAGCGCGTTCAGATCGAACAGCTGGTCGAAGAGAACGAACAGCTTCGAGCAGAAATTCGCCACCTGAAGAAGCACAAGGGCAAGCCTAAAATCAGGCCTAATGTCTCGGACAAGGGCGATGATCAGGAAGACAGCTCTTCTGCGGAAGACACTGATCAGGCTGCCGGGAAAAGTGACACTGATCGTCCGCCGAAAAGTAAACGACCACGATCACAAGAAGCCGGTGAAACCGCTGCACCACCAATGACTGTTGACCGAGAGGAAATCTGTTCAATCGCTGCTCCCGGTGAGAACTGGCGCTTCAAGTGCTATATCGACTTTTTCCATACTGAGCTGGACTTGCGTTTTGTCACTACTCGCTACAGGCGTGAGTATTACACAACTCCGGAAGGCGGGGTGTCAGCCCCGCTACCTGATCATGTGAAAGACCGTTTTGGCGACAACCTGAAAGCCCATCTGCTGGATTTTTATCATTCATGCAGTACGACACAGCCACTACTGCTATCTTGGCTGCACGACCATGGATGCTCAATATCAGAAGGTTCCCTGAGCAACATCCTGACGAAAGGCCATGATATTTTCCACCAGGAAAAAGAAGAATTGCTGGAAGCAGGGCTGACTTGCTCTGATTATCTCCAGGCCGACGACACAGGTGCTCGCCACCAAGGAAAAAACGGCTACTGCCTGTTTATCGGCAACCCTTATTTTTCCTACTTCCATAGCAGCGACAGTAAGAGCAGGATTAATTTCCTGGGCTGTCTGCAAGGGCAGCAGCGGCTTTATCTTCTCAACGACGTTGCCATTGACTACATGGAGAATCAGGTTGATGTGTCGAAGAAGTGGATCACTGCGCTATCCGAATGCGGCGAGAAGCGTTTCTCAACAGAAGAAGAGTGGGAGAGCTTCCTTAACAGCATTGGTTGTGCTGCCCCGCAACAAAGGCGCTGGGCGACAGAGGGTGTTTTAAAGGCCGCATTGATGCTCAATCATCGCCTTGAGAACCTGATTATCCATAGCGATGGAGCCCGGCAGTTTGATACAGCCTTTCAGCATTCGCTGTGTTGGTACCATGCGGGAAGAAACATGGACAAGCTGATACCGGCCAATGACCTGGAACGAGCCGCCCGTGACACCGTGCAGGATCAGTACTGGTGCCTCTACGACGACATTGAGGCCTACCAGAAAAAACCAACGGACAAGGAGAAACAGAAGCTCTACCAGGAGTTTGATCGTTGGGTAACACAGCGGGTTGACTACCCTGCCTTGCAGGCTGAGTTGGGCAAACTGATGGTTGTCAGGGAAGAGCTGTTATTGGTTCTTGAGTATCCGTGGCTGCCACTGCACAACAACCTGAGCGAGAGGCAGATCAGAGAGTATGTGAAACGGCGAAAGGTTAGCGGTGGTACCCGGAGTAAACTTGGGAGGAAATGCCGCGACACCTTTGCCAGTTTGAAAAAGACCTGTAAACAACACGGGGTGTCCTTTGCCAACTATCTCAGGGACAGGCTGACTGGAACCAATCTGATTCCGCAGCTGGGGCATCTCATCCTGAAGGCATCAGGCTATCAGGAAACGGTTCTTGCCAATGGAATATGA
- a CDS encoding TniQ family protein: protein MILTFPHPYPDETFYSWIARYHERSANHYAKVTVKSIYDSPYGCAIYNLPTGLESFCNQLLPLRKYHAEDILKYHTSLPYYSATFSKQRIASAKSKMLSNLNIGIHGLLGMQASSVAEFRYLRYCPDCLIEDTEQFGEPYWHRVHQLPGVLVCPDHNVPILNSMVDKQNNHSQLYASAKDYAKPNLVQKNIQPSSQLIAIALESKKLLSHFRRPITFTRYRTQILSAGFNKGDLIDQGKLAEAFLNHWPATLLDELSVPSDLNSEGCGSFATTLYPSKTNHFGD from the coding sequence ATGATCCTGACATTTCCCCATCCCTACCCAGATGAAACCTTCTACAGCTGGATCGCCCGCTACCACGAGCGATCCGCTAACCACTATGCCAAAGTTACTGTCAAGTCTATTTATGACAGCCCCTATGGCTGTGCCATCTACAACCTGCCCACCGGTCTCGAAAGCTTCTGCAATCAACTATTGCCACTGCGCAAATATCATGCGGAAGACATTCTCAAGTACCACACATCACTGCCCTACTACTCAGCGACATTTTCCAAACAGCGCATTGCAAGTGCCAAATCTAAAATGTTGAGTAATCTGAACATCGGCATCCACGGCCTGCTTGGTATGCAGGCATCCAGCGTAGCAGAGTTTCGATACCTGCGATATTGTCCTGACTGCCTGATCGAGGATACGGAACAATTTGGTGAACCTTATTGGCACAGAGTTCATCAGCTACCTGGAGTGCTGGTTTGCCCTGACCACAATGTTCCCATCCTCAACTCAATGGTTGACAAGCAAAACAACCACTCTCAGCTCTATGCCAGCGCAAAAGACTACGCAAAACCCAATCTGGTCCAGAAAAATATACAACCAAGCTCACAGTTAATCGCCATAGCATTAGAAAGTAAAAAACTACTTTCACATTTCCGTAGGCCAATCACATTCACTCGCTATCGTACTCAAATACTCTCTGCCGGTTTTAACAAAGGAGACTTGATTGATCAGGGGAAGCTGGCCGAAGCCTTCCTGAATCACTGGCCCGCCACTTTGCTTGATGAATTGAGCGTACCTTCTGACCTGAATAGCGAAGGGTGCGGTTCATTTGCTACGACGCTCTACCCCAGCAAAACCAACCACTTTGGCGACTGA
- a CDS encoding ISKra4 family transposase, which translates to MNASYANTLDFQFFSPAQDHFNSMIRHLESACLQEHGTTEEYIRTNGDELLRLMFQGYLDKQAEDEERAVSVTPADGIPRNHIRQNTSRVLTTVFGKVTVKRFAYSQRNVSNEFPLDAGLNLNNDQYSDGVRKRVVTDAIDRSYDNVVKRHRENCPGIVGKYQTIKLVEGTAQDFVEFYEQRTIEDEQTDDLLVLSFDGKGLVMLPDGLREATRKNAEKSKKKCQTRLSPGEKKDRKRMAMVATVYTVRANPRSPESIMNSEKKADNVVKFRPPIRNKRVWASVERDGETVIEEAFDEALKRDPERKRQWVVVVDGHPHQLKMIERVARRKQVKTSIIMDFIHVLEYLWKAAHCLHDKGDKSIEKWVEQQALKILHGQSGRVARGIKQSATKRKLKNREAIDKCASYLQKNRDRLCYDKALRSGFPIASGVIEGACRHLINDRLDITGARWSLQGAEAILKLRSINSSGDWDEYWSYHHSCSKKRNYGELMVNREASS; encoded by the coding sequence GTGAACGCATCTTACGCCAATACTCTCGACTTTCAATTTTTTTCTCCTGCACAGGATCACTTTAATAGCATGATCCGCCACCTCGAATCTGCCTGCCTGCAGGAACATGGCACAACTGAAGAGTACATTCGAACCAATGGGGACGAGCTGCTTCGGCTAATGTTTCAGGGCTATCTCGATAAACAGGCTGAAGATGAAGAAAGAGCAGTGTCTGTCACTCCCGCTGACGGCATACCTCGTAACCATATTCGTCAAAATACCAGCCGGGTTCTCACCACGGTGTTTGGCAAGGTAACGGTCAAACGGTTTGCTTATAGCCAGCGCAATGTCTCCAACGAATTCCCACTGGATGCCGGGCTCAACCTTAATAACGACCAATATTCTGATGGTGTACGCAAGCGTGTGGTCACGGATGCTATTGATCGTTCTTATGACAATGTCGTCAAACGGCATCGTGAAAATTGCCCCGGCATAGTTGGCAAGTACCAGACAATAAAGCTGGTTGAAGGCACAGCTCAGGATTTTGTCGAATTCTATGAACAACGAACCATAGAAGATGAGCAAACAGATGACCTATTGGTTCTGAGCTTTGACGGGAAAGGTCTGGTCATGTTGCCAGATGGGTTAAGGGAAGCGACCCGCAAGAATGCAGAGAAAAGCAAGAAAAAATGTCAGACACGTTTAAGTCCGGGAGAAAAGAAAGACCGGAAGCGTATGGCTATGGTGGCGACTGTTTACACTGTGCGGGCAAACCCACGCTCACCAGAGTCCATCATGAACTCTGAAAAGAAAGCGGACAATGTCGTCAAATTTCGACCTCCAATACGCAACAAGAGGGTTTGGGCCAGTGTTGAGAGGGACGGAGAAACAGTCATCGAAGAAGCCTTTGATGAGGCTCTCAAGCGTGACCCGGAACGAAAACGACAATGGGTTGTCGTGGTCGATGGGCATCCGCATCAACTGAAAATGATTGAAAGAGTTGCCCGCAGAAAACAGGTCAAAACCAGCATCATAATGGACTTCATTCATGTGCTGGAATATCTGTGGAAAGCCGCTCATTGTCTGCATGATAAAGGTGATAAATCTATTGAGAAATGGGTTGAGCAGCAAGCACTGAAAATTCTTCATGGGCAGTCGGGTCGGGTAGCCAGGGGCATAAAGCAAAGTGCCACGAAACGAAAATTGAAGAATCGGGAAGCTATTGATAAATGTGCTAGCTATCTGCAAAAAAACAGAGACCGGCTTTGCTACGATAAGGCGCTACGCTCAGGCTTTCCTATTGCCAGCGGAGTGATTGAAGGCGCTTGCCGACATTTGATAAATGACCGTCTTGATATAACAGGCGCACGATGGAGCCTGCAAGGCGCGGAAGCCATTCTGAAGCTTCGCTCAATAAACTCCAGTGGAGACTGGGATGAATACTGGTCATATCACCATTCGTGCTCTAAGAAACGAAATTACGGTGAGTTGATGGTGAATAGGGAGGCTTCGTCGTAG
- a CDS encoding toll/interleukin-1 receptor domain-containing protein, whose translation MSISTISNNITRTQKEIADIQHRISLESKKKSDCDNRIGQITRSITKNTSAGMLKSKQAEMNRKQAEIVKTEVRKTDLYKKLADKEGKLLKLKQDLSKEEDKERKKQAQAEEKERKRIADLEKRTQREQVAYQKKLQAEIKNTANLSASLENLPSHDSYLSSTVEYDLFISHASEDKEDFVRPLAETLENMGLKVWYDEFTLKVGDSLRKRIDHGLMKSKFGAVILSSAFCSKSWTQYELDSMVAREMNGYKMILPIWHKVTKNDIMNFSPALADKVALNTSIKSIEEIASELAEVILGVETEA comes from the coding sequence ATGTCGATTTCAACAATTTCAAACAATATTACAAGAACACAAAAAGAAATTGCTGACATTCAGCACAGAATTAGCTTGGAATCCAAAAAAAAGTCTGACTGTGACAATCGTATAGGTCAGATCACAAGAAGCATTACAAAAAACACAAGTGCCGGCATGCTTAAGAGTAAACAGGCAGAAATGAATAGAAAGCAGGCTGAAATTGTTAAAACTGAAGTAAGAAAAACAGATTTGTATAAAAAACTAGCAGATAAGGAAGGTAAGCTTTTAAAGCTGAAACAGGATCTTTCAAAAGAAGAAGATAAGGAACGAAAGAAACAGGCTCAAGCCGAAGAGAAGGAGAGAAAAAGGATTGCTGATTTGGAGAAGCGAACTCAGAGAGAGCAGGTTGCTTATCAAAAGAAGCTTCAGGCTGAGATCAAAAATACAGCAAATTTATCGGCGTCACTTGAGAATTTGCCAAGTCATGATTCGTATTTATCATCAACAGTTGAATACGATTTGTTCATTTCGCATGCATCCGAGGATAAAGAAGATTTTGTGAGGCCATTAGCTGAGACCTTGGAAAATATGGGGCTTAAAGTCTGGTATGATGAATTTACGCTAAAAGTAGGAGACAGCTTACGAAAAAGGATCGATCATGGCCTTATGAAATCTAAATTTGGTGCAGTGATTTTATCTTCAGCGTTTTGCTCAAAGAGCTGGACCCAATACGAGCTGGACTCTATGGTGGCAAGGGAGATGAACGGTTACAAAATGATTCTACCAATTTGGCACAAGGTCACAAAAAATGACATTATGAATTTTAGTCCAGCTCTTGCTGATAAAGTAGCATTGAACACGTCTATTAAAAGCATAGAAGAAATAGCATCAGAGTTAGCAGAAGTAATTCTTGGGGTCGAAACCGAGGCATAA
- a CDS encoding helicase-related protein, protein MEIGVDGVPQPLTKPVKVQLFGEGDRDSIPLPLYFQKAYEKAEEFSEALSKRAKGAGFFKTLLLRRIGSTLYSGQRTVDKLLSEWAGAAGDEQEFSAFLEDEDDMDELSVSDSMKDLTPAEIRLLKLCKEALESSQDKDPKYLEVQRYLFEEQWLESGCIIFSQYYDSVWWLATQLSKEHLPDEPIVIYAGASCSGIMTNGLFRKINRDDIKKKVRSGQLRLVLGTDAASEGLNLQRLGTLINLDLPWNPTRLEQRKGRIQRIGQIRDTVKILNMRYRGSVEDRVHELLSDRLEDIHGLFGQIPDVLEDVWVDIALGEVEEATKLIDGVKHQHPFDEKYSRVESIDWESCRMVLSSDERRDVLSVGW, encoded by the coding sequence GTGGAAATAGGGGTAGATGGGGTTCCCCAACCGCTTACGAAGCCGGTTAAGGTTCAGTTATTTGGGGAGGGTGACAGAGACTCAATTCCCCTGCCTCTTTACTTTCAGAAGGCTTATGAGAAAGCCGAGGAGTTTTCCGAAGCCTTAAGTAAGAGGGCAAAAGGGGCAGGCTTTTTCAAGACCCTGTTACTGAGAAGGATTGGCAGCACGCTCTACTCCGGACAGAGAACCGTGGACAAACTGTTGAGCGAATGGGCAGGTGCTGCGGGTGATGAGCAGGAATTTTCTGCCTTTCTGGAAGATGAAGACGATATGGACGAACTCTCGGTTTCTGATTCCATGAAAGATCTTACTCCGGCAGAAATCAGACTGTTGAAGCTTTGCAAGGAAGCTCTGGAGTCCAGTCAGGATAAAGACCCGAAATACCTTGAAGTTCAGAGATACCTGTTTGAGGAACAATGGCTGGAGTCCGGCTGCATCATTTTCTCGCAGTATTATGATTCTGTCTGGTGGCTGGCAACACAGTTGTCTAAAGAGCATTTACCGGATGAACCTATTGTCATTTACGCCGGGGCTTCCTGTTCGGGAATCATGACAAATGGGCTGTTCAGAAAAATTAACCGGGATGACATCAAGAAAAAAGTCCGTTCTGGCCAGTTGCGTCTGGTGCTGGGTACGGATGCTGCCAGTGAGGGGCTGAACCTTCAGAGACTGGGAACCCTGATCAATCTTGACTTGCCCTGGAACCCAACCCGTCTGGAGCAGAGAAAGGGACGCATCCAAAGAATTGGCCAGATTCGGGATACGGTCAAAATACTGAATATGCGCTACCGTGGCTCTGTGGAAGACCGGGTACATGAGCTGCTATCAGACCGACTGGAGGATATTCACGGTTTGTTTGGCCAGATTCCTGATGTACTGGAGGATGTGTGGGTTGATATTGCCCTGGGAGAGGTGGAAGAAGCCACCAAACTGATTGATGGCGTAAAGCATCAGCATCCCTTTGATGAGAAATACAGCCGGGTGGAGAGCATCGACTGGGAGTCCTGCCGCATGGTGCTGTCGTCGGATGAGCGTAGGGATGTGTTGAGTGTGGGGTGGTGA
- the tnpC gene encoding IS66 family transposase, with protein MLSSGTAATEEEQEPETQTIEAHQRKKPVRKTLSEDLPRDVVTLDVSEEEKQCDCCGKELQAFGHESSCKLDIVPAQVKVIEFQRLKYRCECESGVKTAPMPKLPIPKSIATPGLLAWIITSKYCDALPLYRQEFILKRMGVEIRRASMSEWMIRVSVLLQPLYDTLQKMLVKQPCIQADETPLQVLNEPDRTPQNKSYMWLYRTTGQLGSPVVLYNYQSGRDHGRPQAFLSGFSGYLQCDGLPAYKTLSSKQPEIKLVGSLAHARRKFKEALDAIPKKKGVPQTKVSKPAQVLNMIQTLYAIERRIKDKSVEERFQIRQSESRPVMDKLKKWLDRQQPKIAPKSRLGKAITYAQNQWSYLMRYLDSGLLDIDNNAAERAIKPFVIGRKNWLFAQCVDGAKASAVLYSLIETAKANGLEPYAWFRYVLSKLPQLSKGSSVEHLLPMKLTPDNLKIADWWK; from the coding sequence GTGTTATCATCGGGAACTGCTGCCACTGAAGAAGAGCAAGAGCCTGAAACCCAAACCATTGAGGCTCACCAGCGGAAAAAGCCTGTCAGAAAAACATTATCTGAAGACCTGCCCCGTGATGTTGTAACGCTGGATGTCTCCGAAGAAGAAAAACAATGCGACTGCTGTGGCAAAGAGCTTCAGGCGTTTGGTCACGAAAGCAGCTGCAAGCTGGATATTGTTCCGGCCCAGGTTAAAGTCATTGAATTTCAGCGGTTAAAGTACCGCTGTGAGTGCGAGTCTGGCGTTAAGACAGCGCCGATGCCGAAACTGCCTATCCCCAAGAGTATTGCTACCCCCGGCCTGCTGGCCTGGATTATCACCAGTAAATACTGCGACGCCCTGCCACTGTACCGTCAGGAGTTTATCCTCAAGCGCATGGGCGTAGAGATCCGTCGTGCGTCAATGTCTGAATGGATGATCAGGGTATCGGTTTTACTTCAGCCACTGTACGACACTTTACAGAAGATGCTGGTTAAGCAGCCATGCATCCAGGCGGATGAAACACCACTACAGGTATTGAACGAACCTGATCGTACACCGCAAAACAAGTCCTACATGTGGCTGTATCGTACGACAGGGCAGCTGGGTTCTCCCGTTGTGTTGTACAACTACCAGTCAGGTCGGGATCACGGACGGCCACAAGCGTTTTTGTCAGGTTTTAGCGGCTATTTACAGTGTGACGGCTTGCCTGCCTATAAAACCCTGAGTAGCAAGCAGCCGGAGATTAAACTGGTTGGCAGTCTGGCGCACGCCCGCAGAAAATTCAAGGAAGCTCTGGACGCCATCCCAAAAAAGAAGGGCGTACCACAGACTAAAGTCAGCAAACCGGCCCAGGTGCTGAACATGATCCAGACACTCTACGCCATAGAGAGAAGGATCAAAGACAAATCCGTTGAAGAACGCTTCCAGATCCGGCAATCGGAAAGCCGACCGGTTATGGATAAGCTGAAAAAATGGCTGGACAGGCAGCAACCCAAAATAGCCCCGAAAAGCAGGCTTGGCAAAGCCATTACTTATGCACAAAATCAGTGGTCTTACCTGATGCGCTACCTTGATAGTGGGCTGCTGGACATTGACAACAATGCCGCAGAGCGAGCGATAAAACCCTTTGTGATCGGTCGCAAAAACTGGCTCTTCGCCCAATGCGTAGATGGAGCCAAAGCCAGCGCAGTGTTGTACAGCCTGATCGAAACGGCCAAAGCCAACGGTCTGGAGCCTTATGCATGGTTCCGCTACGTACTGTCTAAATTACCTCAGCTATCCAAAGGCAGCAGTGTCGAACACCTGTTGCCTATGAAGCTGACACCGGATAATTTAAAAATAGCGGATTGGTGGAAATAG
- a CDS encoding transposase, protein MTTALQKYSKHLCVKNLILQACKCFDTIPDYRPNHCSNGIPFSNFAKSAFAMMHQKYDSLLSFDTDQADPVIRHNLETMYHVKDGKVPCDTHMREILDPIAPEEFRKPFKKLFSLVQRNKLLKAFEFKCGDLKDCYLMPVDGTGLFYSGECRCNECCVKNKGKRNESYYHNLMGGCIVHPEQKTVIPFAPEAIVLQDGATKNDCEKNAIKRYLAHVKREHPHLNLAILLDGLYADNPTIELIRSYGWHYIIVAKDGNHKSLIEAMNALCDQGNLKYHEITNKEKGTKHWFRYANNVPLNASDFAENVNVLDYVETDKEGNRHTWCWVTDIELTEETVEEIMIGGRCRWHIENQTFNTLKNQGYNIEHNYGHGKYHLATNLAYLTFLAFMVDQIQEMTSPEFQKALKERSKGVRTYLWKLITRIFLSWFLEGWDELFEAINKGIKPGRVKINTS, encoded by the coding sequence ATGACCACTGCTCTCCAGAAATACAGTAAGCACCTTTGTGTCAAAAACCTTATCCTTCAGGCTTGCAAATGCTTTGATACCATTCCGGACTACCGTCCTAACCACTGTTCCAATGGTATTCCTTTTTCTAATTTTGCAAAGTCTGCTTTTGCCATGATGCATCAGAAATATGATTCTCTTCTGTCGTTTGATACGGATCAGGCCGATCCTGTTATTCGCCATAATCTTGAAACCATGTATCACGTGAAAGACGGAAAAGTACCTTGTGATACCCATATGAGAGAGATTCTTGATCCAATAGCGCCAGAGGAGTTCCGCAAGCCATTCAAAAAACTCTTCTCTTTGGTTCAGCGAAATAAACTTCTCAAGGCTTTTGAGTTCAAGTGTGGAGATTTAAAAGACTGTTACCTGATGCCTGTTGATGGAACTGGCCTATTTTATTCTGGAGAATGCCGTTGCAATGAATGTTGTGTAAAGAACAAGGGGAAGCGCAACGAATCCTATTACCACAACTTAATGGGTGGATGTATAGTTCACCCAGAGCAAAAAACAGTTATTCCCTTTGCACCGGAAGCTATCGTTCTTCAGGATGGTGCCACCAAAAATGATTGTGAAAAAAATGCAATAAAACGCTATTTGGCACACGTCAAACGAGAGCATCCTCATCTTAATTTAGCGATTCTCCTAGACGGCCTCTACGCTGATAACCCCACCATTGAGCTGATCAGGAGCTATGGCTGGCATTACATTATTGTTGCCAAAGACGGGAATCATAAATCGCTTATTGAGGCCATGAATGCGCTGTGCGATCAGGGTAACCTCAAATATCATGAGATAACCAATAAAGAAAAAGGCACTAAACACTGGTTCCGCTACGCCAATAACGTGCCACTTAATGCATCCGATTTTGCTGAAAATGTAAATGTTCTTGATTACGTTGAAACTGATAAAGAAGGTAACCGCCATACTTGGTGCTGGGTTACTGATATTGAGTTAACAGAAGAAACCGTTGAAGAAATTATGATAGGAGGACGGTGTCGCTGGCATATAGAAAACCAAACGTTTAATACCCTGAAAAACCAAGGCTACAACATTGAGCATAACTATGGTCATGGAAAGTACCATCTGGCTACGAATCTGGCTTATTTGACCTTTTTGGCATTTATGGTTGATCAAATTCAGGAAATGACCAGCCCGGAGTTTCAAAAAGCCTTAAAAGAACGATCGAAAGGTGTTCGTACTTACCTATGGAAGTTAATCACACGTATTTTCCTGTCCTGGTTTCTTGAAGGGTGGGATGAGTTATTTGAAGCGATTAACAAGGGTATAAAGCCGGGCAGGGTTAAAATTAACACTTCGTAG
- a CDS encoding transposase, producing MNTITTPDSPTFESLQLEIIQLKTKLAWYEEQFRLYQHKKFGSSSERFEDQGLLFNEAEELAEEATEAAIPADHLAPCKTKPAA from the coding sequence ATGAATACGATCACTACGCCAGACAGCCCGACCTTTGAATCGCTTCAGTTGGAAATTATCCAGCTGAAGACGAAACTGGCGTGGTATGAAGAACAGTTCCGGTTATATCAGCATAAGAAATTTGGTTCCTCCAGCGAACGTTTTGAAGATCAGGGACTGCTCTTTAATGAAGCGGAAGAACTGGCTGAAGAAGCCACTGAAGCAGCAATTCCCGCTGATCATTTAGCCCCTTGCAAGACTAAGCCGGCAGCATGA
- the tnpB gene encoding IS66 family insertion sequence element accessory protein TnpB (TnpB, as the term is used for proteins encoded by IS66 family insertion elements, is considered an accessory protein, since TnpC, encoded by a neighboring gene, is a DDE family transposase.) encodes MIGASSSLSVYLVPGVTDMRKSIDGLSLIVSEVLELNPFSESLFVFCNRGRNKLKILHWQTNGFWLYYRRLEKGCFNWPRQGAPDQAIALTRRELNWLLDGLPVEQKKAHQPLHYQPAA; translated from the coding sequence ATGATTGGTGCATCTTCATCTCTCAGCGTTTATCTGGTGCCCGGCGTGACGGATATGCGCAAGTCTATTGACGGCCTGTCCCTCATCGTCAGTGAAGTGCTGGAACTGAACCCGTTTTCTGAAAGCCTGTTTGTCTTTTGCAACCGGGGACGCAATAAGCTCAAGATTCTGCACTGGCAAACCAACGGCTTCTGGCTCTACTATCGCCGCCTGGAAAAGGGCTGTTTTAACTGGCCTCGCCAGGGTGCTCCGGATCAGGCCATCGCATTAACACGCCGAGAACTGAACTGGCTCTTGGACGGGTTGCCGGTAGAGCAGAAAAAAGCCCATCAACCTCTGCACTACCAGCCTGCCGCTTAA
- the tnpA gene encoding IS66 family insertion sequence element accessory protein TnpA: MTTYRTTDFWKNHIHAWNKSGLSQTEYARKHQLSVKTFGYHKRRHFNQAVIESVQDSQPLIPVSIAEEPVSKKQAPAETTETGISLISPGGFRVELAAGFDPDALKQVLNLLEVA; this comes from the coding sequence ATGACAACCTATCGCACCACCGATTTCTGGAAAAACCACATCCACGCCTGGAATAAAAGCGGCCTGTCCCAGACGGAATACGCCCGGAAGCATCAGCTTTCGGTCAAAACGTTCGGCTATCACAAGCGACGTCACTTCAACCAAGCTGTCATTGAGTCAGTTCAGGATTCACAACCCCTGATTCCTGTTTCTATTGCAGAAGAACCAGTCAGCAAAAAACAAGCACCCGCAGAAACAACCGAAACAGGTATCTCCCTTATCAGCCCCGGGGGCTTCCGGGTTGAGCTGGCCGCCGGGTTTGACCCAGATGCATTAAAGCAGGTTCTCAACCTTCTGGAGGTCGCATGA
- a CDS encoding DEAD/DEAH box helicase family protein, which produces MDEAHRSRRKKITDSCLEEKADPNNLMRFLSQISQRTKSMLLATATPVQLHPVEAFDLLSILALGSDQVLGDPWSEWRKADRAVPMVMGESEIPVDEALAWSWVRNPLPQAEDHRTFRDLRRRLQLQPGDHVVDAGSFNQLRGPDKTKLRRVLPDYGRQHNPFIRHIIRRTRDYLEATIDPETGEPYLKPGKRQANSIYQTALKS; this is translated from the coding sequence GTGGATGAAGCTCACCGCTCCAGACGGAAAAAAATAACCGACAGTTGTCTGGAAGAAAAAGCTGATCCCAACAATTTGATGCGCTTTCTGTCCCAGATCAGCCAGCGAACCAAAAGCATGTTGCTGGCTACTGCCACACCGGTTCAGCTTCACCCTGTTGAGGCTTTTGATCTGTTAAGCATTCTGGCGTTGGGCAGTGATCAGGTGCTGGGCGATCCCTGGAGTGAATGGCGCAAGGCTGACAGGGCTGTGCCTATGGTGATGGGGGAAAGTGAAATCCCCGTTGATGAGGCGCTGGCCTGGAGCTGGGTCAGAAATCCATTACCACAGGCTGAGGATCACCGGACTTTCAGGGATTTAAGAAGGCGGTTGCAATTGCAGCCGGGGGACCATGTTGTCGATGCTGGCAGTTTTAATCAATTACGTGGTCCTGATAAAACCAAACTTCGCCGGGTGTTGCCAGACTATGGCAGACAACACAACCCTTTTATCAGGCATATTATTCGACGCACCCGGGACTATCTGGAAGCCACCATTGACCCGGAAACCGGTGAGCCCTATCTGAAGCCGGGTAAGCGTCAGGCTAACTCCATCTACCAGACTGCTTTAAAATCCTGA